A single window of Rhodococcus jostii RHA1 DNA harbors:
- a CDS encoding TetR/AcrR family transcriptional regulator → MTTRTVHEEWDDQPAPSMAATDLLREPPATPRGARTRAALVAAARTVFERSGYLDARLTDITKEANCSTGSFYTYFDNKEQVFAAVLEVAQEDMMHPGMKRVQDTDDPYAVLEASNRAYLEAYRRNAKLMGLLEQVAHIDPAFADLRRQRADAFIARNARGIAELQARGIADKELDPMLASRALSGMVSRLAYNVFVASVNGTDGTPVDFDDVVFTTTRIWANGLRFPERS, encoded by the coding sequence ATGACCACGCGCACCGTCCATGAAGAGTGGGACGACCAGCCCGCCCCGTCGATGGCGGCCACCGATCTGTTGCGGGAGCCTCCGGCGACACCGCGTGGTGCACGCACGCGCGCGGCGTTGGTGGCGGCCGCGCGGACGGTGTTCGAGCGGTCCGGGTACCTCGATGCCCGGCTCACCGACATCACGAAGGAAGCCAACTGCTCGACGGGGTCGTTCTACACCTACTTCGACAATAAGGAGCAGGTGTTCGCCGCTGTGCTCGAGGTGGCGCAGGAAGACATGATGCACCCGGGCATGAAGCGGGTGCAGGACACCGACGACCCGTACGCCGTCCTGGAGGCGAGTAACCGCGCCTACCTGGAGGCCTACCGGCGTAACGCCAAGCTGATGGGGCTGCTCGAGCAGGTCGCGCACATCGACCCGGCGTTCGCGGACCTGCGGCGTCAGCGGGCCGACGCGTTCATCGCGCGGAACGCGCGGGGCATCGCGGAACTGCAGGCGCGGGGCATCGCCGACAAGGAACTCGACCCGATGCTGGCGTCGCGTGCGTTGTCGGGGATGGTCAGCCGGTTGGCCTACAACGTGTTCGTGGCCAGCGTGAATGGGACCGACGGCACTCCCGTCGACTTCGACGACGTCGTGTTCACCACGACGCGCATCTGGGCAAACGGGCTGAGGTTCCCCGAGCGGAGCTGA
- a CDS encoding SDR family NAD(P)-dependent oxidoreductase has product MSVLDKFSLTDRVVVVTGASSGLGVAFAQAAAEAGADVVLAARRTDRLEKTAELVRAAGRQALCVATDIADPAQAQNMIDAAMEKFGRVDVLVNNAGVGTAVPATRETPEQFRQVVDINLNGSYWAAQAAGKVMKPGSAIVNIASVLGLTTAGLPQAAYAASKAGVIGLTRDLAQQWGARKGIRVNAIAPGFFETEMTDQYQDGYLESMKSRLVLGRLGDPEELAATVVWLASDAAAYVTGQTIAVDGGITIT; this is encoded by the coding sequence ATGTCCGTTCTCGACAAGTTCAGCTTGACCGATCGGGTGGTCGTCGTGACCGGTGCGTCGTCGGGTCTCGGGGTGGCGTTCGCGCAGGCCGCGGCGGAGGCCGGCGCCGATGTGGTGCTGGCGGCGCGCCGCACCGACCGTCTCGAGAAGACCGCCGAACTGGTGCGGGCCGCCGGACGTCAGGCGCTGTGCGTTGCGACGGATATCGCAGACCCGGCTCAGGCGCAGAACATGATCGACGCGGCCATGGAGAAGTTCGGCCGGGTGGACGTGCTCGTCAACAATGCCGGCGTCGGTACGGCAGTCCCCGCGACGCGGGAGACGCCGGAGCAGTTCCGGCAGGTCGTCGACATCAACCTGAACGGTTCCTACTGGGCCGCGCAGGCGGCGGGGAAGGTCATGAAGCCGGGCAGCGCGATCGTGAACATCGCGAGCGTGCTCGGTCTCACCACCGCGGGACTTCCGCAGGCCGCGTACGCCGCGAGCAAGGCCGGGGTCATCGGTCTCACCCGCGACCTGGCGCAGCAGTGGGGTGCCCGCAAGGGCATCCGGGTGAATGCGATCGCTCCCGGATTCTTCGAGACGGAGATGACGGACCAGTACCAGGACGGGTACCTCGAATCGATGAAATCGCGGCTCGTTCTCGGTCGCCTCGGTGACCCGGAGGAGCTCGCCGCGACCGTCGTCTGGCTCGCTTCGGACGCTGCCGCGTACGTCACCGGTCAGACGATCGCGGTGGACGGCGGCATCACCATCACCTGA
- a CDS encoding acyl-CoA dehydrogenase family protein — MRRTLYGPDHEAFRESAREFVNRNLLPVADKLIEQRFIDREIWLEAGRNGFLGLEVPEAYGGSEAGDYRFNAVLAEELSRASAAVSSSFGIHADVVAPYLVQLTTEEQKQRWLPKFCTGELLTAIGMTEPSGGSDLASLKTTAVKDGDDWIINGSKTFITNGYNADLVIVAARTSPEKKSKGITLFAVETGMEGFERGRKLDKVGQHESDTAELFFENVRVPSTNIIGEIDRGFIHMMEMLPQERVGAAVSNIAHAAPILEETIQYAKDRKAFGQPIGSLQWNKFLLADLVTRVEVTQAYVDNCVAAHADGELTAVDAAKAKWWTAQVQNEVLDHCVQLHGGYGFMTEYRAARAWMDARVTKIWAGSNEIMKELIGRDLGL, encoded by the coding sequence ATGCGACGCACCCTGTACGGCCCCGATCACGAGGCATTCCGCGAATCGGCCCGGGAGTTCGTGAACCGCAACCTCCTGCCGGTGGCCGACAAGCTCATCGAGCAACGCTTCATCGACCGCGAGATCTGGCTCGAAGCGGGCCGCAACGGATTCCTCGGCCTCGAGGTCCCCGAGGCATACGGCGGAAGCGAGGCCGGCGACTACCGGTTCAATGCGGTTCTCGCCGAGGAGCTTTCGCGGGCAAGTGCCGCCGTGTCGTCGAGCTTCGGCATTCACGCCGACGTCGTTGCGCCGTACCTCGTGCAGCTCACGACCGAGGAGCAGAAGCAGCGTTGGCTACCCAAGTTCTGCACCGGTGAACTGCTCACCGCGATCGGCATGACCGAGCCTTCCGGTGGTTCCGACCTCGCCTCGCTCAAGACCACTGCGGTCAAGGACGGCGACGACTGGATCATCAACGGTTCCAAGACGTTCATCACCAACGGCTACAACGCCGACCTGGTGATCGTCGCGGCGCGCACCAGTCCCGAGAAGAAGTCCAAGGGCATCACCCTGTTCGCCGTCGAGACGGGCATGGAGGGCTTCGAGCGCGGCCGCAAGCTCGACAAGGTCGGCCAGCACGAGTCGGACACCGCCGAGCTGTTCTTCGAGAACGTGCGTGTGCCGTCGACGAACATCATCGGTGAGATCGACCGCGGATTCATCCACATGATGGAGATGCTGCCGCAGGAGCGTGTCGGCGCCGCCGTCTCGAACATCGCGCACGCCGCGCCGATCCTCGAGGAGACGATCCAGTACGCCAAGGACCGCAAGGCATTCGGCCAGCCAATCGGCTCGCTCCAGTGGAACAAGTTCCTCCTCGCGGACCTTGTCACCCGTGTCGAGGTCACCCAGGCCTACGTCGACAACTGCGTCGCCGCACACGCCGACGGTGAGCTCACCGCAGTGGACGCCGCCAAGGCGAAGTGGTGGACTGCTCAGGTGCAGAACGAGGTCCTCGACCACTGCGTGCAGCTGCACGGTGGCTACGGATTCATGACCGAGTACCGTGCCGCCCGTGCATGGATGGACGCCCGTGTCACCAAGATCTGGGCCGGTTCCAACGAGATCATGAAGGAACTGATCGGTCGCGACCTCGGCCTCTGA
- a CDS encoding TetR/AcrR family transcriptional regulator, which produces MSESPNQVISPSKAAARIRAAAVDAFATSGYGGTTTREIAARLEMSPAAMYPHYRSKEELLFAISYEGHTAALDVVVSADLPDEAPSIRLQALIGAFASWQATHHAQARVVQYELNALTPEHYRDVVKLRRDITHIVRAVVDAGAASGEFTVPDGEGVTLALMSLCVDICRWFPAGAYTEPEAVADLYADLAMRMVGAG; this is translated from the coding sequence ATGAGCGAATCACCGAACCAGGTGATCAGCCCTTCCAAGGCTGCCGCCCGCATCCGCGCCGCAGCCGTCGACGCGTTCGCGACCAGCGGTTACGGGGGCACCACCACCCGCGAGATCGCCGCCCGCCTCGAGATGAGCCCCGCCGCGATGTACCCGCACTACCGATCCAAGGAAGAGCTGCTCTTCGCGATCAGTTACGAAGGCCACACCGCAGCGCTCGACGTTGTCGTGAGTGCAGACCTCCCCGACGAGGCGCCCTCCATCAGGCTGCAGGCGCTGATCGGCGCATTCGCGAGCTGGCAGGCCACGCACCACGCACAGGCTCGCGTCGTGCAGTACGAACTCAACGCCCTCACGCCCGAGCACTACCGCGACGTGGTCAAACTGCGCCGCGACATCACCCACATCGTCCGCGCCGTCGTCGACGCAGGGGCCGCATCCGGCGAATTCACGGTCCCCGACGGCGAAGGCGTCACCCTCGCCCTCATGTCTCTGTGCGTCGACATCTGCCGCTGGTTCCCGGCCGGCGCCTACACCGAGCCCGAGGCCGTCGCAGACCTCTACGCCGACCTCGCCATGCGCATGGTGGGTGCCGGCTAG
- a CDS encoding ISL3 family transposase translates to MRVSTAFNRLLQIPGASVSDVSITDDSVEVTLRLAARRVKCPCGYTSAAAYDHAPRRWRHLDFGRHKVWLKYPIRRIECPTCGVRTEDIPWARPTARHTRDFEDMVLWLVTRTDRTSVSTLMRCAWRTVTSIVTRAVDALIDSRRLENLYRIGVDEICYRHPHKYLTIVGDHDTGKVVYITEGRGRDSFSEFFEQQSAKERDKVQVVSMDGSPAFRAAAEDHVPRARQCMDPFHVMQWVNRALDRVFSDAASVRRTLSMQAPEWRQARTVLRLGKNRLTKKHKSLLRTVTAADTEVGTAWRLKEQFRDLYRKIAPRNAARYLRRWIEEARSCGIDAFVQLARMIDKKSEQICAAIELGISNALIEGINSKIRLINARGYGHHSAKSLTAMIYLNLGGIEVKLPTQT, encoded by the coding sequence GTGCGCGTCAGTACTGCATTTAACCGTCTGCTTCAAATCCCCGGTGCATCGGTGTCGGATGTGTCGATCACAGACGACTCCGTCGAGGTCACCCTCAGGCTCGCAGCACGCCGTGTGAAGTGCCCATGCGGCTACACGAGCGCCGCAGCCTACGACCACGCGCCGCGGCGCTGGCGCCATCTCGACTTCGGCCGCCACAAGGTGTGGTTGAAGTATCCGATCCGACGGATCGAGTGCCCGACCTGCGGCGTCCGGACCGAGGACATTCCGTGGGCGCGTCCGACAGCACGGCATACACGCGACTTCGAGGACATGGTGCTGTGGTTGGTCACCCGCACCGATCGGACCTCGGTGTCGACCTTGATGCGCTGTGCATGGCGAACGGTCACCTCCATCGTCACGCGGGCGGTCGATGCGTTGATCGACTCGCGCAGGCTCGAGAATTTGTATCGAATCGGAGTCGACGAAATCTGCTACCGACATCCGCACAAGTACCTCACCATCGTCGGCGATCACGACACCGGCAAGGTCGTCTACATCACCGAGGGCCGAGGCCGAGACTCGTTTTCGGAGTTCTTCGAGCAACAGTCGGCGAAGGAGCGCGACAAGGTGCAGGTGGTGTCGATGGACGGCTCTCCCGCCTTCCGAGCCGCCGCAGAGGATCACGTCCCGCGGGCTCGTCAGTGTATGGACCCCTTTCACGTGATGCAGTGGGTGAACCGAGCATTGGATCGTGTGTTCTCCGACGCGGCGTCTGTTCGCCGGACCTTGTCGATGCAAGCCCCGGAATGGCGTCAAGCTCGCACAGTGTTGCGGCTCGGTAAGAATCGGCTCACCAAGAAACACAAGTCGTTGCTGCGGACGGTGACCGCAGCCGATACCGAGGTCGGGACAGCGTGGCGTCTGAAGGAGCAGTTCCGCGATCTCTACCGCAAGATCGCGCCCCGGAACGCTGCACGGTATCTACGGCGGTGGATCGAAGAAGCGCGGTCCTGCGGGATCGATGCGTTCGTACAACTGGCGCGCATGATCGACAAGAAATCCGAGCAAATCTGTGCAGCAATCGAGTTGGGGATATCCAATGCCCTTATCGAGGGGATCAACTCGAAGATCAGACTGATCAATGCCCGCGGTTACGGTCATCATTCAGCAAAATCACTCACGGCGATGATCTATCTCAATCTCGGCGGAATCGAGGTAAAACTGCCCACACAAACGTAA